The following proteins are encoded in a genomic region of Hemibagrus wyckioides isolate EC202008001 linkage group LG29, SWU_Hwy_1.0, whole genome shotgun sequence:
- the rpl9 gene encoding 60S ribosomal protein L9 has translation MKTILSTQTVDIPDSVDVTLKGRTITVKGPRGVLRREFNHINLELRLLGKKQKKLRVDKWWGNRKELATVRTICSHVQNMIKGVTLGFRYKMRSVYAHFPINVVIQESGSLVEIRNFLGEKYIRRVRMRAGVNCALSAAQKDELVLEGNDIELVSNSAALIQQATTVKNKDIRKFLDGIYVSEKGTVVEPES, from the exons ATGAAGACCATTCTCAGTACCCAGACGGTGGACATCCCTGACAGCG TCGACGTGACGCTGAAAGGCCGCACTATCACCGTGAAGGGACCTCGTGGTGTCCTGCGCCGTGAGTTCAACCACATCAACCTGGAGCTTCGGCTGCTCGGCAAGAAACAGAAGAAG TTGCGTGTGGATAAATGGTGGGGTAACAGGAAGGAGCTGGCCACAGTCAGAACCATCTGCAGCCATGTTCAGAACATGATCAAGGGGGTCACTCTG GGTTTCAGATACAAGATGCGATCTGTGTACGCCCATTTCCCCATTAACGTGGTGATTCAGGAGAGTGGCTCTCTGGTGGAGATCAGAAACTTCCTGGGGGAGAAATACATCCGCCGTGTGCGCATgagggcag GTGTGAACTGCGCTCTCTCCGCTGCCCAGAAAGACGAGCTGGTACTGGAGGGTAACGATATTGAGCTGGTGTCCAACTCTG CGGCCCTCATCCAGCAGGCAACCACAGTCAAAAATAAGGATATCCGAAAGTTCCTGGACGGTATCTATGTCTCCGAGAAGGGGACAGTAGTGGAGCCAGAGTCGTAG
- the rfc1 gene encoding replication factor C subunit 1: protein MDIRRFFAPKPGHGGGSSSTDDEPKNKKKPASKATSSRLEEKRAGKRKKRVIADSDEEEEEKIGKKSPKEKPSSSEKKDPVTYVSDSDSDEAFLSLKKPSKLKQNGCSKDKKDLGSKEMKAKQVKTPPVQSPSPKAEKVAAKKNALSPKSPPKPTAPKHTPTSVFDYFGNTAAKRSDKKLVASTSTKRKAPTQDPEETHDDAAIAKQLQMDEDMELEKQIHEDEEFARTLAMLDEAPQPKKARVDSPSKTSSRANGAETKPSPKKPSPKKPSPKKSPVKASSKLALMKRKADEEEEWRKSEKKEEKKSKLVISPKKEPITQASSETAATPKSGVSAGSTKRISTPRSGGGSTKTSPTKPETSPDDAEKKRVNSAAYRNFLNREGPRALGSKQIPQGEENCLEGCVFVLTGVLESMERDDAKSLIERYGGKVTGNVSRKTTYLVLGRDSGVSKTEKAQSFGTKIINEDELLDLIRTKPGKKSKYEIAAEAENKATKSRTPDSKGQRTPTGRKVTPQKRSASKSSPSPAKRQPSSSSTPGKSRATRQGPSSEVRKTLEFDAGKSTEDGSSLLWVDKYRPRALKNLIGQQGEQSCANKLLRWLKDWHKNHSGNAKPAAARFGKFGGKNDGTGFKAALLSGPPGVGKTTTAALVCEELGYSYVEMNASCTRSKNSLKEVIAESLNNTSIKNFYTGASQTVSNKHVLIMDEVDGMAGNEDRGGIQEMIGLIKSSKIPIICMCNDRNHTKIRSLANYCFDLRFQRPRVEQIKGAMMSIAFKEGLKIPPPALNEVILASNQDVRQVLHNLSMWSATDKVMTYDQAKADANKAKKDMKMGPFDVCRKVFVTGEETAHMSLMDKSDLFFHDYSLAPLFVQENYIHVRPAAAGGNLKNHLVLLSKTADSICDGDLVDRQIRSRQVWSLLPTQAVYASVLPGELMRGYMSQFPTFPSWLGKFSSTSKHSRIVQELSSHMSLKTLSSKEAVNLDYLPYLRSALLEPLRRHGTDGAAQSVKLMDDYDIIKEDFDSIMEISTWGEQPDPYSKLDSKVKAAFTRAYNKESHLTPYSLQVVKKGRRGAVDADQALDPDNDLQGQEEEEEETVNMDAMIKQKKAKATKEVKQEKAEDSGKGKGKGKGKGRK, encoded by the exons ATG GATATACGTAGATTCTTCGCCCCGAAGCCTGGCCATGGCGgaggcagcagcagcactgaTGATGAGccgaagaataaaaagaaacccGCTTCCAAG gCTACAAGCTCCAGATTGGAGGAAAAACGAGCAGGTAAACGGAAGAAGAGGGTCATCGCTGATTCAG atgaggaggaagaggagaagattGGAAAGAAAAGCCCTAAAGAGAAGCCTTCATCGTCTGAGAAGAAAGATCCTGTGACGTACGTGTCGGATTCAG ACTCGGACGAAGCCTTTCTGTCTCTGAAAAAGCCCTCCAAGCTCAAACAGAACGGCTGCAGCAAAGACAAGAAGGACTTGGGCTCGAAGGAGATGAAAGCGAAGCAGGTAAAAACGCCACCTGTTCAATCCCCAAGCCCAAAGGCAGAGAAGGTAGCGGCGAAGAAGAACGCGCTCAGTCCGAAGTCTCCACCGAAGCCGACCGCACCCAAACACACCCCCACATCCGTGTTTGATTACTTCGGCAACACAGCGGCCAAGAGATCAGATAAGAAGCTAGTGGCCAGCACGAGCACCAAGAGGAAAGCA CCCACACAAGATCCTGAGGAAACGCACGACGATGCCGCCATCGCTAAACAGCTACAGATGGACGAGGACATGGAG ctggaGAAGCAGATTCATGAAGATGAGGAGTTTGCTCGAACCCTGGCCATGTTAGATGAAGCTCCTCAGCCTAAAAAG gctCGTGTGGACTCGCCTTCAAAGACCAGCTCTCGAGCGAACGGTGCAGAAACCAAACCTTCCCCGAAGAAGCCTTCACCTAAGAAGCCTTCACCTAAGAAGAGTCCAGTCAAGGCCAGTTCCAAACTGGCACTGATGAAGAGGAAAGCCGACGAAGAGGAGGAATGGCGGAAGAgcgagaagaaggaggagaagaaaagcaaACTGGTCATCTCCCCGAAGAAAGAGCCAATCACACAAGCTTCATCTGAGACAGCGGCCACGCCCAAATCGGGCGTTTCTGCAGGAAGCACTAAACGCATATCCACACCCAGGAGTGGAGGAGGAAGTACCAAGACGTCTCCTACAAAACCAGAG ACCAGTCCAGACGACGCGGAGAAGAAGCGCGTGAATTCTGCAGCGTATCGAAACTTCCTGAACCGAGAAGGACCTCGCGCTCTGGGCTCGAAACAGATCCCACAG ggAGAAGAGAACTGCCTTGaaggctgtgtgtttgtgttaacgGGCGTTTTGGAGTCTATGGAGAGGGACGATGCGAAGTCGCTAATAGAACGCTACGGCGGGAAAGTGACAGGAAACGTGAGCCGAAAAACCACATACCTGGTGCTGGGACGAGACAGCGGAGTCTCCAAGACCGAGAAG GCACAGAGTTTTGGCACCAAGATCATAAACGAGGACGAGTTACTGGATTTGATCCGAACCAAACCAGGCAAAAAGTCCAAATACGAGATTGCTGCAGAAGCTGAG AATAAAGCCACCAAATCGAGGACCCCAGACTCTAAAGGCCAACGCACCCCTACAGGGCGCAAAGTCACACCCCAAAAACGCTCCGCAAGCAAGAGCAGTCCCTCGCCGGCGAAACGTCAACCTTCTTCCTCTTCAACCCCCGGAAAATCCAGAGCTACCCGCCAAGGCCCTTCTTCCGAGGTCAGGAAGACGCTGGAATTCGATGCGGGAAAAAGCACGGAGGACGGCAGCAGCTTGCTGTGGGTGGATAAGTACCGTCCTCGCGCTCTGAAGAATCTGATAGGGCAGCAGGGGGAGCAGAGCTGTGCCAATAAACTCCTGAGATGGTTAAAGGACTGGCATAAAAATCACAGCGGCAATGCAAAACCTGCAG CTGCTCGGTTCGGGAAGTTCGGAGGTAAGAATGATGGTACTGggtttaaagctgctttgctcTCTGGACCTCCTGGTGTAGGGAAGACCACCACCGCTGCTCTTGTGTGTGAG gagttgGGTTACAGTTACGTGGAGATGAACGCCAGCTGCACCCGCAGCAAGAACAGTCTGAAAGAAGTCATCGCTGAGTCTCTCAATAACACGAGCATTAAGAATTTCTACACAG gtgcaTCTCAGACGGTCAGCAATAAACACGTTCTCATTATGGACGAGGTGGATGGCATGGCAGGAAATGAGGACAGAGGAGGAATACAG GAGATGATCGGTCTGATCAAAAGCTCCAAGATCCCCATCATTTGCATGTGTAACGACCGCAACCACACGAAGATCCGCTCACTCGCCAACTACTGCTTCGACCTGCGGTTCCAGCGGCCTCGTGTGGAGCAGATCAAG GGGGCCATGATGTCCATTGCTTTTAAAGAAGGTTTAAAGATCCCGCCTCCGGCCCTCAACGAAGTCATTCTGGCGTCCAATCAGGACGTTCGACAG GTGCTGCATAATTTGAGTATGTGGTCAGCCACAGACAAGGTCATGACCTATGACCAGGCGAAAGCCGATGCTAACAAGGCCAAGAAGGACATGaaaatg ggACCATTTGACGTGTGCAGGAAAGTGTTTGTTACAGGCGAAGAGACCGCCCACATGTCGCTGATGGACAAGTCAGACCTTTTCTTTCACGATTACTCCCTGGCACCGCTGTTCGTCCAAGAGAACTACATACACGTCCGTCCAGCGGCCGCAGG GGGTAACCTAAAGAACCATTTAGTGCTGCTGAGCAAAACGGCTGACAGCATCTGCGACGGAGATTTAGTGGACCGGCAGATCCGCTCTCGTCAGGTCTGGTCTCTGCTGcccacacag GCAGTGTATGCCAGCGTGCTGCCGGGGGAGTTGATGCGAGGTTATATGAGTCAGTTCCCTACCTTTCCCAGCTGGCTCGGGAAATTCTCTTCCACCAGCAAACACAGTCGCATTGTACAGGAGCTGTCCTCACACATGAGTCTGAA gacACTGAGCAGTAAAGAGGCAGTAAATCTAGACTACCTGCCCTACCTGCGTTCTGCCCTGCTGGAGCCCCTGCGGCGTCATGGTACGGACGGAGCCGCTCAGAGCGTGAAGCTCATGGATGACTACGACATCATCAAAGAGGATTTCGACAGCATCATGGAGATCAGTACGTGGGGTGAACAACCTGATCCTTACTCCAAGCTTGACTCCAAG